One Amorphoplanes digitatis genomic window carries:
- a CDS encoding GrpB family protein, protein MRMPPLPGQSAPLTPEQMAQRVVGDRPAEVTAPITVSPYDPDWPVTYRREEARIREALDGRALAVEHVGSTAVPGLAAKNRIDIDLIVADPADEDAYVPALAGAGYTLRTREPHWYEHRCLWTDSHDVTLHVFGPDCDEHLRHLVFRDWLRAHPADRDRYEAQKYRVAMEHPLSMAHYVHGKAAVIVDILKRAGLTADGAGARDPVSRPRPTPRPVTPSPKRTYRR, encoded by the coding sequence ATGCGCATGCCTCCGCTGCCCGGACAGTCAGCGCCGCTCACGCCGGAACAGATGGCGCAGCGCGTCGTCGGTGACCGACCCGCCGAAGTGACCGCACCGATCACCGTCAGCCCTTACGACCCGGACTGGCCGGTCACCTACCGACGCGAAGAGGCGCGCATCCGCGAGGCCCTCGACGGCCGGGCCCTCGCCGTCGAACACGTCGGCTCCACCGCCGTGCCCGGACTGGCCGCCAAGAACCGCATCGACATCGACCTGATCGTCGCGGACCCGGCCGACGAGGACGCCTACGTGCCGGCCCTCGCCGGCGCCGGCTACACGCTGCGCACCCGGGAACCGCACTGGTACGAGCATCGATGCCTCTGGACCGACAGCCACGACGTGACCCTGCACGTCTTCGGCCCCGACTGCGACGAACACCTGCGCCACCTCGTCTTCCGCGACTGGCTACGCGCTCACCCCGCCGATCGGGACCGCTACGAGGCACAGAAGTACCGGGTGGCCATGGAGCATCCGCTGTCGATGGCGCACTACGTCCACGGCAAGGCCGCCGTCATCGTGGACATCCTCAAGCGCGCAGGACTCACCGCCGACGGCGCCGGCGCGCGGGACCCTGTCAGCCGGCCGCGACCGACACCAAGGCCGGTTACGCCTTCACCAAAGCGGACCTACCGCCGCTGA
- a CDS encoding IucA/IucC family protein gives MTRSLATPRLAIAAEHAGAALAAHAPDLLDGFHAALPEAADTVGRRLRGALVREGLLPARPGDRVHAFRRVEYDSAGAGDPADLLPAGLAGNAAGFAAELRNGAVNLAIAMTRRRHVPAGDPDHAVVAGERLAVAGHNLHPCGRTRLGWDTSDVLAHDLEAGHTRLGFVAVRDDVHLGDDVGAVLRAAYPHLPEPPPGYRLQPVHAWQRDAVLAERYRDLIDDGALRILGDEGGVLPAIPTAALRTLLLPVAADGSRRYVKVSLDIQVTSTRRSISVASTRNGPAVSALLRRLVAEDPAADRLLLLAETAGAAVPAGSGRDMSAIVRDGITGRLVPGERAVAGSALPFAGAGLVAEFAATTGRPDDAGAAAAFLDAYARLLLPPLLRLTLRGVALEAHLQNCVPTFVAGVPHRLAVRDFAGLRLHPGRLAAAGHRVALWPGSVVGTPDPAVLRAKIGYTAFQAHLGEVIIRLGESHGLDEDAAWRLVRAVVDETYAGHGPAGAEDHAAFTARTVPHKALVRMRLAGAGDEYVPVENPLHAPA, from the coding sequence ATGACGCGCAGCCTGGCCACCCCGCGGCTGGCCATCGCCGCCGAGCACGCCGGCGCCGCCCTCGCCGCGCACGCACCCGACCTGCTCGACGGCTTCCACGCCGCCCTGCCGGAGGCCGCCGACACCGTCGGCCGGCGGCTGCGCGGCGCCCTGGTCCGCGAGGGCCTGCTGCCCGCCCGCCCCGGCGACCGGGTGCACGCGTTCCGCCGCGTCGAGTACGACAGCGCCGGCGCCGGCGACCCCGCCGACCTGCTCCCCGCCGGACTGGCCGGCAACGCCGCCGGGTTCGCCGCCGAACTGCGCAACGGCGCCGTCAACCTCGCCATCGCCATGACCCGCCGCCGGCACGTGCCGGCCGGCGACCCCGACCACGCCGTCGTCGCCGGCGAGCGGCTGGCCGTCGCCGGACACAACCTGCACCCCTGCGGCCGTACCCGGCTCGGCTGGGACACCTCCGACGTGCTCGCCCACGACCTGGAGGCCGGGCACACCCGGCTCGGCTTCGTCGCCGTCCGCGACGACGTGCACCTCGGCGACGACGTCGGCGCGGTGCTGCGCGCCGCCTACCCGCACCTGCCCGAACCGCCCCCCGGCTACCGGCTCCAGCCGGTGCACGCCTGGCAGCGCGACGCGGTCCTGGCCGAGCGCTACCGCGACCTGATCGACGACGGCGCCCTGCGGATCCTCGGCGACGAGGGCGGCGTGCTGCCCGCGATACCGACCGCCGCGCTGCGGACCCTGCTGCTGCCGGTCGCCGCCGACGGCAGCCGCCGGTACGTGAAGGTGTCGCTGGACATCCAGGTCACCTCGACCCGGCGCAGCATCAGCGTCGCCAGCACCCGCAACGGCCCGGCCGTCTCCGCCCTGCTGCGCCGCCTCGTCGCCGAGGACCCCGCCGCGGACCGGCTGCTGCTGCTGGCCGAGACCGCCGGCGCCGCCGTGCCCGCCGGCTCCGGGCGCGACATGTCCGCGATCGTGCGCGACGGGATCACCGGCCGGCTGGTGCCCGGCGAGCGGGCGGTGGCCGGCAGCGCGCTGCCGTTCGCCGGCGCCGGGCTCGTCGCCGAGTTCGCCGCCACCACCGGGCGGCCCGACGACGCCGGCGCCGCGGCGGCGTTCCTCGACGCGTACGCCCGGCTGCTGCTGCCCCCGCTGCTGCGGCTGACGCTGCGCGGCGTCGCGCTGGAGGCGCACCTGCAGAACTGCGTGCCCACCTTCGTCGCCGGCGTACCCCACCGCCTGGCCGTGCGCGACTTCGCCGGCCTGCGGCTGCACCCCGGCCGGCTCGCCGCCGCCGGGCACCGGGTGGCGCTCTGGCCCGGCTCGGTCGTCGGCACCCCCGACCCGGCCGTACTGCGCGCCAAGATCGGATACACCGCGTTCCAGGCACACCTCGGCGAGGTGATCATCCGGCTCGGCGAGTCACACGGCCTCGACGAGGACGCCGCCTGGCGGCTCGTGCGGGCCGTCGTCGACGAGACCTACGCCGGGCACGGCCCGGCCGGCGCCGAGGACCACGCCGCGTTCACCGCCCGGACCGTGCCGCACAAGGCCCTCGTGCGGATGCGGCTCGCCGGGGCCGGCGACGAGTACGTGCCGGTGGAGAATCCGCTGCATGCGCCCGCCTGA
- a CDS encoding NAD-dependent epimerase/dehydratase family protein has translation MRLLVLGGTGFVGRAVVDEARTRGHHITVLNRGHQPAPPGTTALIGDRRAPGGLAALHGGAWDAVVDTWSGAPNVVRDSAAALRGHAGHYTYVSSRSVYATDDKTVPHTEAAPVVDADPDSGDADDYASAKRGAELAAEQNFDGPVLHGRAGLILGPHEDIGRLPWWLNRIARGGPTLAPGPPEMKLQYIDARDLAAWLLDAAAAGRTGPYDLVSPPGHTTMAELLETINTVTGGHAELRWTDPKTILDAGITPWMELPIWLAPGYEYDFLHGGDVSKALRAGLRLRPVGETVADTWSWLCSVGGTAPQRTDRPTLGLSPEREAAALS, from the coding sequence ATGAGACTTCTCGTGCTCGGGGGAACCGGATTCGTCGGCCGCGCCGTCGTCGACGAGGCACGCACCCGCGGCCACCACATCACCGTCCTCAACCGCGGCCACCAGCCCGCGCCGCCGGGCACGACCGCCCTGATCGGCGACCGCCGCGCACCCGGCGGCCTCGCGGCCCTGCACGGCGGCGCCTGGGACGCCGTCGTCGACACCTGGTCCGGCGCGCCCAACGTCGTCCGCGACTCCGCCGCCGCGCTGCGCGGCCACGCCGGGCACTACACCTACGTCTCCAGCCGCAGCGTCTACGCCACCGACGACAAGACCGTCCCGCACACCGAGGCCGCGCCGGTCGTCGACGCCGACCCGGACTCCGGCGACGCCGACGACTACGCGTCGGCCAAACGCGGCGCCGAGCTCGCGGCCGAGCAGAACTTCGACGGCCCGGTCCTGCACGGCCGCGCCGGCCTGATCCTCGGACCCCACGAGGACATCGGCCGGCTGCCCTGGTGGCTCAACCGGATCGCCCGCGGCGGGCCGACCCTGGCGCCCGGGCCGCCGGAGATGAAACTTCAGTACATCGACGCCCGCGACCTGGCCGCCTGGCTGCTCGACGCCGCCGCCGCCGGCCGCACCGGCCCCTACGACCTGGTCAGCCCGCCCGGGCACACCACCATGGCCGAACTGCTGGAGACCATCAACACCGTCACCGGCGGGCACGCCGAGCTGCGCTGGACCGACCCGAAGACCATCCTCGACGCCGGCATCACGCCGTGGATGGAGCTGCCCATCTGGCTGGCGCCCGGCTACGAGTACGACTTCCTGCACGGCGGCGACGTGAGCAAGGCGCTGCGGGCGGGCCTGCGGCTGCGCCCGGTCGGCGAGACCGTCGCGGACACCTGGTCCTGGCTGTGTTCGGTCGGCGGCACGGCGCCGCAGCGCACCGACCGCCCGACGCTGGGCCTGTCCCCCGAGCGCGAGGCCGCGGCCCTTTCCTAG
- a CDS encoding ABC transporter ATP-binding protein — protein MTVVAQSEVPDAVAGGSGRFAVELDGVVKRFGAVTAVDGISLRIRPGEVVALLGPNGAGKTSTVDMLLGLSAPTSGTARVYGRPPQEAVALGLVSAVMQTGGLLKDYTVEETVRLTAVLFGRGRAEVGRVLERAGIADIGSRLVGKCSGGQQQRLRFAMALLPDPELLILDEPTTGMDVGGRRDFWTSIREDARGGRTVIFATHYLEEADAYADRVVFVRRGRLVADGTAAQVKALASGRTLRATLPGADEAALLALPGVDSVEVRGDTVLVQARDTDEVARHLLTATAARDLEITSRNLEQAFLTLTADENQGSGE, from the coding sequence ATGACAGTTGTCGCTCAGAGCGAAGTTCCTGATGCGGTGGCCGGGGGGTCGGGCCGGTTCGCCGTCGAGCTCGACGGCGTGGTGAAGCGTTTCGGTGCGGTCACCGCCGTCGACGGGATCAGCCTGCGGATCCGGCCGGGCGAGGTGGTGGCGTTGCTGGGTCCCAACGGGGCGGGCAAGACCAGCACGGTCGACATGTTGCTGGGTCTTTCGGCCCCGACCTCGGGTACGGCCAGGGTGTACGGCCGGCCGCCGCAGGAGGCGGTGGCGCTGGGTCTGGTGTCGGCGGTGATGCAGACCGGCGGGTTGTTGAAGGACTACACGGTCGAGGAGACGGTGCGGCTGACGGCGGTGCTGTTCGGGCGGGGTCGGGCCGAGGTCGGCCGGGTGCTGGAGCGGGCCGGGATCGCGGACATCGGCTCGCGGCTGGTCGGCAAGTGCTCGGGCGGGCAGCAGCAGCGGCTGCGGTTCGCGATGGCGCTGTTGCCGGATCCGGAGTTGCTGATCCTGGACGAGCCGACGACGGGGATGGATGTCGGCGGGCGGCGCGACTTCTGGACGTCGATCCGGGAGGACGCGCGCGGCGGCCGTACGGTCATCTTCGCGACGCACTACCTGGAGGAGGCGGACGCGTACGCGGATCGGGTGGTGTTCGTGCGCCGGGGCCGGCTGGTCGCCGACGGGACGGCGGCGCAGGTCAAGGCGCTGGCGTCGGGCCGCACGCTGCGGGCGACGCTGCCGGGTGCGGACGAGGCGGCGCTGCTGGCGCTGCCGGGTGTCGATTCGGTGGAGGTGCGCGGCGACACCGTTCTGGTGCAGGCACGCGACACCGACGAGGTGGCGCGGCATCTGCTGACGGCGACCGCCGCCCGGGATCTGGAGATCACCTCGCGGAACCTGGAGCAGGCGTTCTTGACCCTGACGGCTGACGAGAACCAGGGGAGTGGCGAATGA
- a CDS encoding MSMEG_1061 family FMN-dependent PPOX-type flavoprotein, whose amino-acid sequence MEPTVATTAFDSLRLDAVPDPEALRRVYELPADAAVRKQMTELTDQTRRLIACASLVLVASVDAEGNCDVTPRGGPAGFVAVLDSRTLAIPDATGNKRLDTLQNVVATGRAGLLFVIPGRTTTLRVNGRACVSTHPELLSRLTAVGKPPASALVLGIDEVYPHCPKAFLRGGVWKPEQWLPADAQPTSAEVTLAQLRMPELTIADIEQREADALKYRYE is encoded by the coding sequence ATGGAGCCCACCGTCGCCACCACCGCCTTCGACTCGCTGCGCCTGGACGCCGTGCCCGACCCGGAGGCGCTGCGCCGGGTCTACGAACTCCCCGCCGACGCGGCCGTGCGCAAGCAGATGACCGAACTCACCGACCAGACCCGGCGGCTGATCGCCTGCGCCTCGCTGGTCCTGGTCGCCAGCGTCGACGCCGAGGGCAACTGTGACGTCACCCCGCGCGGCGGCCCCGCCGGATTCGTCGCCGTCCTCGACTCACGGACGCTGGCGATACCCGACGCCACCGGCAACAAGCGCCTGGACACCCTCCAGAACGTCGTCGCGACCGGACGGGCCGGGCTGCTGTTCGTCATCCCCGGGCGCACCACGACGCTCAGGGTGAACGGCCGGGCCTGCGTCTCCACCCATCCTGAGCTGCTGTCACGGCTGACCGCCGTGGGCAAGCCGCCGGCCAGCGCACTCGTGCTGGGAATCGACGAGGTCTACCCGCACTGCCCCAAGGCGTTCCTGCGCGGCGGGGTCTGGAAGCCGGAGCAGTGGCTGCCGGCGGACGCCCAGCCCACCTCGGCCGAGGTGACCCTCGCGCAGCTGCGGATGCCGGAGCTGACGATCGCCGACATCGAACAGCGCGAGGCCGACGCCCTGAAGTACCGGTACGAGTAG
- a CDS encoding IucA/IucC family protein, translating to MPTPPTIPVMPTGHTAGAAQTRDDLRILRPEWVAGYEAALPAARAAVLARVLGALDREPLPGVTHREHRGGTLHVTLAGGRTLTAPAAAPFAAAPRGLTATLGGGESFDDPAALLRALPLGPYAGRLAAEVDNSVANLALAHADPAPPAGRGVLRGAAGDPDGLGRLEQLVLGGHPTHPCCRTRGGMSVADVLAYGPEHRPVIRLRRLRVPADRWHGDAPPVLYAHPWQAPRLLDRHPWLTDDGETGPVRPLMSLRTVAPLDGGEHVKTAVDVQMTSAVRTVSPAAVHNGPRLSALLERLTADLPLTVLRETSAGAVLLDGAPSRRLAHLRRAAPRAGATETVVPLAVLAAPAPADGRPLLLEIVDDPYAWWHRLAHLLLPPLVTVLDRGVALEAHGQNTLLVLDDGVPARIVYRDLGGVRVSAARLTRHGVQPPPLEGDLPSDDPDVLRTKLAAAVLGTVCAELIAALSREGADPARLWDSAASALRGTGTADAARLLTAPLPVKATTTMRLAEDPLDDVWTYVANPMAPA from the coding sequence GTGCCCACACCGCCGACCATCCCCGTCATGCCGACCGGGCACACCGCCGGAGCCGCGCAGACCCGGGACGACCTGCGCATTCTCCGTCCTGAGTGGGTGGCGGGCTACGAGGCGGCGCTGCCGGCGGCGCGCGCGGCCGTCCTCGCCCGCGTCCTGGGCGCCCTGGACCGCGAGCCGCTGCCCGGCGTCACCCACCGCGAACACCGCGGCGGCACCCTGCACGTCACCCTGGCCGGCGGTCGCACGCTGACCGCACCCGCCGCCGCGCCGTTCGCCGCGGCCCCGCGCGGGCTCACCGCGACGCTGGGCGGCGGCGAGTCCTTCGACGACCCCGCGGCGCTGCTGCGGGCGCTACCCCTCGGCCCGTACGCCGGGCGCCTGGCCGCGGAGGTCGACAACAGCGTCGCGAACCTCGCCCTCGCCCACGCCGACCCGGCACCGCCGGCCGGCCGGGGTGTCCTGCGCGGCGCCGCCGGCGACCCGGACGGGCTGGGACGCCTCGAACAGCTCGTCCTCGGCGGCCACCCCACGCACCCCTGCTGCCGTACCCGCGGCGGCATGAGCGTCGCCGACGTGCTCGCCTACGGCCCGGAGCACCGGCCCGTCATCCGCCTGCGCCGCCTGCGGGTACCCGCCGACCGGTGGCACGGCGACGCGCCGCCGGTGCTGTACGCACACCCCTGGCAGGCGCCGCGCCTGCTCGACCGCCACCCCTGGCTGACCGACGACGGCGAGACCGGGCCCGTGCGCCCGCTCATGTCGCTGCGTACCGTCGCGCCGCTGGACGGCGGCGAGCACGTCAAGACCGCCGTCGACGTGCAGATGACCTCGGCCGTGCGCACCGTCTCCCCCGCCGCCGTCCACAACGGACCACGGCTGTCCGCCCTGCTGGAGCGGCTCACCGCCGACCTGCCGCTGACCGTCCTGCGGGAGACCTCGGCCGGCGCCGTCCTCCTCGACGGCGCGCCGTCGCGCCGCCTCGCCCACCTGCGCCGCGCGGCGCCCCGGGCCGGCGCCACCGAGACGGTCGTACCGCTGGCGGTCCTGGCCGCGCCCGCACCGGCCGACGGGCGCCCGCTGCTGCTAGAGATCGTCGACGACCCGTACGCGTGGTGGCACCGCCTCGCCCACCTGCTGCTGCCGCCGCTGGTGACCGTCCTGGACCGGGGCGTCGCGCTCGAGGCGCACGGGCAGAACACGCTGCTGGTCCTCGACGACGGCGTACCGGCGCGGATCGTCTACCGCGACCTCGGCGGCGTCCGGGTCAGCGCCGCGCGCCTGACCCGGCACGGCGTGCAGCCACCACCGCTGGAGGGCGACCTGCCCAGCGACGACCCGGACGTGCTGCGCACCAAGCTCGCCGCCGCCGTCCTGGGCACCGTCTGCGCCGAGCTCATCGCCGCGCTGTCCCGCGAGGGCGCCGACCCGGCCCGCCTCTGGGACAGCGCCGCCTCGGCCCTGCGCGGCACCGGCACCGCCGACGCGGCGCGGCTGCTGACGGCGCCGCTTCCGGTCAAGGCCACCACCACGATGCGACTCGCCGAGGACCCGCTCGACGACGTGTGGACGTACGTGGCCAACCCGATGGCGCCCGCATGA
- a CDS encoding sensor histidine kinase — MSESGPRARFGWLFGAVWLFYLGENLNALLDRPDGWQRDVGLAALAGFAALYLALVGWLGQIRHGARPRYAVARQWLILLALLALAAAQVPGAGFHALTCLVFIGASAMIGLPLGQAVPFAAALVVLAEVLAWRVPGWDDRGYGLAVLLGAVASGGFRMAAERQNRLRVAQQELAELAVENERARIAADLHDILGHSLTVVTVKAELAQRLLDVDVERARAELRDLEVLARDALSDVRATALGVRGISLPGEIAAAREALAAAHVRAELPGAADEVPTRNRELFAWTIREAVTNVVRHSRAGHCEVRLAPASVEIVDDGPGDGAPAGDGQGLSGLRRRAEALGARLTVGRREDRPGFRVRVEVPS, encoded by the coding sequence ATGAGTGAGTCCGGCCCGCGCGCCCGGTTCGGGTGGCTGTTCGGCGCGGTGTGGCTGTTTTACCTCGGCGAGAATCTGAACGCCCTGCTGGACCGGCCGGACGGCTGGCAGCGTGACGTGGGCCTGGCCGCGCTGGCCGGGTTCGCGGCGCTGTATCTGGCGCTGGTGGGCTGGCTCGGCCAGATCCGGCACGGCGCGCGGCCGCGGTACGCGGTGGCGCGGCAGTGGCTGATCCTGCTGGCGCTGCTCGCGCTGGCGGCGGCGCAGGTGCCGGGCGCGGGTTTCCACGCGCTGACGTGCCTGGTCTTCATCGGCGCGTCGGCGATGATCGGGTTGCCGCTGGGTCAGGCGGTGCCGTTCGCGGCGGCGCTGGTGGTGCTGGCCGAGGTGCTGGCGTGGCGGGTGCCGGGCTGGGACGACCGGGGTTACGGGCTGGCGGTGCTGCTGGGCGCGGTGGCCAGTGGTGGTTTCCGGATGGCCGCGGAGCGGCAGAACCGGCTGCGGGTGGCGCAGCAGGAGCTGGCGGAGCTGGCGGTGGAGAACGAGAGGGCCCGGATCGCCGCCGATCTGCACGACATCCTGGGTCATTCGCTGACGGTGGTGACGGTGAAGGCGGAGCTGGCGCAGCGCCTGCTGGATGTCGACGTGGAGCGGGCCCGGGCCGAGTTGCGGGATCTTGAGGTGCTGGCGCGGGACGCGCTGTCGGATGTGCGGGCGACGGCGCTGGGTGTGCGGGGGATCTCGCTGCCGGGTGAGATCGCGGCGGCCCGGGAGGCCCTGGCCGCGGCGCATGTGCGGGCCGAGCTGCCGGGTGCGGCGGACGAGGTGCCGACCCGTAACCGGGAGTTGTTCGCCTGGACGATCCGGGAGGCGGTCACGAATGTGGTGCGGCACAGCCGGGCGGGGCACTGCGAGGTGCGGCTGGCCCCGGCGAGCGTGGAGATCGTCGACGACGGTCCGGGTGACGGCGCGCCGGCCGGCGACGGGCAGGGGCTGTCGGGCCTGCGGCGGCGGGCGGAGGCGCTGGGCGCGCGGTTGACGGTCGGCCGGCGTGAGGATCGGCCGGGTTTCCGGGTACGCGTGGAGGTGCCTTCATGA
- a CDS encoding alanine racemase codes for MRPPEHVEAAIRARTRPVCAYVYDTAVLNERAAALRAALPPRTTLLYAVKANGHPDVVRTLSSACDGLEVASGGELRLAVAAGARRIVFGGPGKTDAELAAAVAAGAQVNVESAHELRRLDRAARAAGVVTEAAVRVNRAGPALPGSHAMTGTPTPFGVDETTLARVLALRLDSVRVTGFHLHAVSNNLDAAAHARFIAEAVDWSVATARRHDVPLRLVNVGGGLGVDYLGAATIDLDALRSGLAGLAVPDGVDLIVEPGRILAADAGWYAAEVLDLKHTHGRWFAVLRGGTHHFRLPAAWGYSHPFTVLPVDAWPYPWQRPQVDDVAVDAVGELCTPRDVLARDRHVRRLRIGDILVFGRTGAYGWDISHHDFLRHPPPAFEVL; via the coding sequence ATGCGCCCGCCTGAGCACGTCGAGGCGGCGATCCGGGCCCGGACCCGGCCCGTCTGCGCCTACGTGTACGACACAGCTGTACTCAACGAGCGCGCCGCGGCGCTCCGCGCCGCACTGCCACCGCGCACCACCCTGCTGTACGCGGTGAAGGCCAACGGGCACCCGGACGTCGTGCGTACCCTCTCGTCGGCCTGCGACGGCCTGGAGGTCGCCTCCGGCGGCGAGCTGCGGCTGGCCGTCGCCGCCGGCGCGAGGCGGATCGTCTTCGGCGGGCCGGGCAAGACCGACGCCGAGCTGGCCGCGGCGGTCGCCGCGGGCGCGCAGGTCAACGTCGAGAGCGCCCACGAGCTGCGGCGCCTGGACCGGGCCGCCCGCGCCGCCGGTGTCGTCACCGAGGCGGCCGTGCGGGTCAACCGGGCCGGCCCGGCGCTACCGGGCAGCCACGCCATGACCGGAACACCCACCCCGTTCGGCGTCGACGAGACGACCCTGGCCCGGGTGCTCGCCCTGCGCCTGGACTCCGTCCGCGTCACCGGCTTCCACCTGCACGCCGTCTCCAACAACCTCGACGCCGCGGCACACGCCCGGTTCATCGCCGAGGCCGTCGACTGGTCGGTGGCCACCGCCCGGCGCCACGACGTGCCGCTGCGGCTGGTCAACGTCGGCGGCGGCCTCGGCGTCGACTACCTCGGCGCGGCCACCATCGACCTGGACGCGCTCCGGTCGGGCCTGGCCGGCCTCGCCGTCCCGGACGGCGTCGACCTGATCGTCGAACCCGGCCGCATCCTCGCCGCCGACGCCGGCTGGTACGCCGCCGAGGTCCTCGACCTCAAACACACACACGGGCGCTGGTTCGCGGTGCTGCGCGGCGGCACCCACCACTTCCGGCTGCCCGCCGCCTGGGGCTACAGCCACCCGTTCACCGTCCTGCCCGTCGACGCCTGGCCGTACCCCTGGCAGCGCCCGCAGGTCGACGACGTGGCCGTGGACGCGGTCGGCGAACTGTGCACGCCCCGCGACGTCCTGGCCCGCGACCGGCACGTGCGGCGGCTACGGATCGGCGACATCCTGGTCTTCGGCCGCACCGGCGCCTACGGCTGGGACATCTCCCACCACGACTTCCTGCGCCACCCACCACCCGCGTTCGAGGTGCTCTGA
- a CDS encoding ABC transporter permease has translation MSAQSMPAARSLPRFGGFSAGMIGLELRRMVRNRRTVVFTLVMPAVFFLLFGTGSSSRTERVGGGNVTGYILVSMAVYGAMLATTSGGAMVSIERAAGWSRQLRLTPLRPAAYVAVKLVLAMIIGAVSVVVAFAVGAVSGAELPARAWVLCGLLAWVCALVFAAFGLFMGYLLPSENVMQILGPALAVLSFAGGLFVPVDLMGDTFATIAKFTPVYGVGEIARYPLTHHGNLWAAALNVIVWTGLFAAGAMWRFRRDTARV, from the coding sequence ATGAGCGCGCAGAGCATGCCGGCGGCCCGGAGTCTGCCGCGGTTCGGTGGTTTCTCCGCGGGGATGATCGGCCTGGAGCTGCGGCGGATGGTGCGTAACCGGCGCACTGTGGTGTTCACGCTGGTGATGCCGGCGGTGTTCTTCCTGTTGTTCGGCACGGGTTCGAGTTCGCGGACCGAGCGGGTCGGCGGCGGCAATGTGACCGGTTACATCCTGGTGAGCATGGCCGTGTACGGGGCGATGCTGGCGACGACCAGCGGCGGTGCGATGGTGTCGATCGAGCGGGCGGCGGGCTGGAGCCGGCAGTTGCGGCTGACGCCGTTGCGGCCGGCGGCGTACGTGGCGGTGAAGCTGGTCCTCGCCATGATCATCGGCGCGGTGTCGGTGGTGGTGGCGTTCGCCGTCGGTGCGGTCTCGGGTGCGGAGCTGCCGGCGCGGGCGTGGGTGTTGTGCGGGTTGCTCGCCTGGGTCTGTGCGCTGGTGTTCGCCGCGTTCGGGTTGTTCATGGGTTATCTGTTGCCGAGTGAGAACGTGATGCAGATCCTGGGTCCGGCGCTGGCGGTGTTGTCGTTCGCGGGTGGGTTGTTCGTGCCGGTTGACCTGATGGGTGACACGTTCGCGACGATCGCGAAGTTCACCCCGGTGTACGGGGTGGGGGAGATCGCCCGGTATCCGCTGACTCACCATGGGAATCTGTGGGCGGCGGCGCTGAACGTGATCGTGTGGACCGGGTTGTTCGCGGCGGGTGCGATGTGGCGGTTCCGGCGCGACACGGCGCGGGTGTAG